gaaaaaatagcaagaGAATTTAGCAGagagccacgtggctctaaattcattaattgttcgatttaaaaaactaataaaattggaagtctgcgattcgaattcagtagctttcggtcattaaacaaaaataattgggtgtctggaaaattctttttatgacctacacttgaaaaatatgaaaggcTGTCTAACTTTATGAAAATTATAGAAAACGTTGTACAAGTTACAATTTAATCATAAGGTTACAAGTCAATAGTgaaaaaaatgaattcagcagagATAGTTTGACGTAGTTTGGTGTGAGTTTGAGAAATAAAGACATATTTCTGTGATTAATATGATGATGAGAAATCTGATCAAATTCTGGTTGTATTTAGGAGATCAGAGTTCAGGTCGAGGCTACAGGAGCAAACTGCTCCTCTGATGACTTAATGAACAGTAATCCTCTGTTTAGAACTGATGTTTTAGAGGTGTGTGTTGTGAAATAAAGTGCAGTGAGTGTTCAACACACACACTGGTGTCAATGTACCACAATGAAGCACTATACAAAAAACTTTTACGCCTTATGACTGATGGATTGGGTagaaagggtgccaatactttgtaCACTGCAACAGCTGGGCTACAATCAGTACGTATAGTAGGTGGTTCTGCTAAACTGGTCACTGAATGTACGTTACTATTTATAAAGGAGCGAAATAAGTATCAGATGGGTGGACGTTTTTAAATTAAcctcttttttaaaaataacacacacacacacacacacacacacacacacacacacacacacacacacacacacacatctgcatcTAAACCCAGAGATAAACGTGACTCATGCATGTCCTGCACAGATGTTTTTGTCAGCGATGTTCTGCTGATCCACGTGCTTCTGCCAGAAAGGTCAGTGTTTTTCTGCAGTCAGTAAAATTGACTCGAATGTCAATTtggactctttaaaaaaaaacgtcCCACTGCAGGGACACTTAAGTTTTATGTAGGACTCTATTAAAGAGGTTTCTAAGTAGGACTCATTCATGAAGCGAAGAACACTTCACTGTCCAAATAAATCTTAAATCTTAAATTAAAGGAACACACTTTTCTCTGAAGACGTTTCCACGCTCCAGGCCACACCCATGACCGATCCTGGGCTTGTTTGAGGGCGGGGCTTATAATCGAAGCCTTGTATGAACTCTGGATCGTGAGCACAATTCCACGCTTTAGTTTTGGTGCAGTGTTTCGTTTCCTTCAGTCGTGACACTCGAGCAGCGGTTTTTAGACGTTGCATGACGTCATTGTGCAGGAAAACCTGCATCAGGAACATTTTCTCAGGGCAGCATGAGATTTGCAATTTTTACGCAACATTCGCTAATTACAGTGTTCTGGTTTGTATTTTAATAAGGCGTTACTCCTGGAATAACTCCTCTAGTGACCTCGGCATTACGAAACCTGAAACAGGAAGTAAAGCGACAAGTCGAACCAGTGAGGTTACTCGGTACAGAGCGCTCAGAGATGTTTGCATCTACACACGACACGGACAGTGCTGCGGCGCGAACCCCAGACCGCCATTTTCCAAGAGGAGTAGGGATTGATTCTCCATGATATTGAAGTGATCTGTTTGATCTGACAGCTTTGTGTGCAGTACTTTAGGGCATCAATCCTCACTCCTATTCAACCCCTGACTGTAAATCCAGGTCGATGTGAAACAGTCGAGGGTCCAGGCAGGACTTGAGTATTTTTGCGGCATTATAAtacttgggggaagccatggcctaatggttagagaagcagctttgggaccaaaaggttgctggtttgattccctggaccagcaggactggctgaagtgcccttgagcaaggcactaaacccccaactgctccccaggctgctctgggtctgttgtatatcgctgtggataagagcgtctgctaaacgcctgtaatgtaataatgtCGCTATTGTTACGCCGATTCACAAACCGAGCCTAATGATCATGGGAGCTGAGCAGAGATCCGAGCTCTGTTTATATCAGCAACAGTGTTCTTTCAGAGACGGACAGCTCTCTGTCCCCTCCAACCTCGAGTCAAAAATACACAGCACGGCCATTATGCTGTTTTTAACCCGACCCCGAGCAGCTAAATATAAAGACGCGTCTGTTGCCTTCGTAGATTTCTGCTCCACTGCTTCCATCAGTTATTAGCGTGACTCAGTGAACCTCAGGGTCTGTAAAGTGGATGCTGTGATTTTCAGATGAGAGTTGTTTAATTTCTTCCTTTCTTCCagattttggataaattgtaaatcttcacgCCGAATCATTTTCCAAGATCAAAAAAAATGATGAAGCGTTTTGAGAAACAGTGAGAAAATATTTTCTCTTCTTTCTGACACTTTTTATTTGaccgtctctctgtctgtcccgtaGGTCGAGCTGGGAGCTTCCGGATCTCCGCGATGGTAAAATCCAAGCCATCAGTGACTCGGATGGCGTGAACTACCCCTGGTACGGGAACACCACAGAGACCTGTACCGTCGTGGGTCCAACCAAGAAAGACACCAAATTCACCGTCAGCATGAACGACAATTTCTACCCAAGTGTGACGTGGGGCGTCCCGGTGAGCGAGAGCAATGTGCCGATGCTGAGCAACATCTGGAGGGACCAGAGCTTCACCACGTGGCTGGTGGCCATCAACCAGACATCAGGAGAGACGGTGGTGCTGCAGACGGTGCGCTGGCGCATGCGACTGCACATTGAGGTGGATCCGGACAAACCGCTGGGGAAACGAGCCAAACTTCTGGAACCCGTCGCTCAGGAACAGCCGCAACTACTGGGCAAAAACGAGCCGATCCCGCCCAATGCCATGGTCAAACCCAACGCCAACGATGCACAAGTCCTCATGTGGAGGCCCAGGACTGGAGATCCAGTGGTGGTCATCCCTCCTAAATACTGATTACActtttatacattttttttaacgCAAATCAAACTTGAGGTCGATGGAAACGTGGACGAGGAGCAGAGCAGCGTTTCTGATGACAGAATGGGTCGGGATCACTGTGATAAATGAGAAAAAAAGGGTGACAAAAGCTTTTCAGTGTGTTTTGCATTGGAATATtccatttgtatttatttatttaggtggCGTTCACTAAAGGCGCAGTTTTTTTGTGCTGAGGAACGATGCTTTCAGAATTTTATACAACACTGATGACAAGACATTGAATCCATGCTGCCTTAAGTTTACATCGCTTTTtactgcaaaaaaacaaaaacaaaaaactctgAGCCTTAAACAAACAACATGCAACGCAGTAAAGCCTCATAAATCCACATCTCATGATCAGTGGTGTTCCCTAAAGGACTGtattcattttattattattattattatttattttttatttttttacagcgTATTGCATACACACCTTTTGAAAGCACGGTGGGTTTATCCAGATGCTTCTTATTTCATGGTTAGGAATAACTCCAGGAGACAGTTTGGGTCATTTTTAGTTTGATTCATTTTCTGTAGACGGAAAGGAAACTTTATCGGAGCAGTGCAGAGCGAATTacagaaacaatccagaacgTCCTGGACGTCCTTCAAGCACAGCAATACAGCAATTCAGCCGTCAGATCAGCGTCTCGTAACGAGAGCCGCGTCCCGCTTCTGATCAAACACTGAACGCCACGTTCATCAGCACTGAGCAGGACAAATGAAtatgacatcacacacacacacacacacacacacacacacacacacacacacacacacacacacacacacgcacgcacaaatgtttgtctcactatccttatgaggaccttccactgacataattattatttcagttaattaatgctgtgcctgaacCTAAACATAAccataacctcagtaatgaaaaggaaactttctggctcttttatttatttttatttttgttaaaaaaacccacaacaacagcaatttctttgtggagaccatccgaatgtccccacaaggtcgaaactGTCAGATTTTACTTTCCTTGTGGGAACATCTATTCCTCAGTagtttataaacacacacacacacacacacacagagaaagagcaGTGTTCTTTGTTTTAACCTGCTGTTGTTGGTCATGTAgagtttatttctttatttcacAGATTCTCACTTTAACATGAGAATAAAAATCACACCATGCGCTGGAGCTTTGCTGGATAACGAACCTCTCAAACATGGAAAAGAAAATTTTCATTTAAAAACAAACCCATAATTAGTGCTGCTTTTTTCTCCACTATGCCCAATCTGCTCTAATTACAAATGTTTACAGCTGAAAAAgtcatgtgtttaaaaaaattacaaaactcgttttatttatttacttctgTGAAATGCAAACGAGCTCCTCTCTGACACGGCCGTCTGATCAATATGGTCATTAAAAATTGATCCCACGCTGACAGAAAGCAAACTGCTCTCCATGAAACGAGCTGAAGGACACAGTGACTTTCACACACAGTAAAGTGTGGAATATAAACCTCTCCGTGTTGCGCAGTTACGGGAAAACAATCAACGACAGAGTTAAAGTTAAAGAGCTGCTGCCACAAGGACGCTGATTATTTTCCCAGAACAGCAGCATTTTATTTCTCTAAATGCCACAGCAATTTTTAAATGATTACAACTTTTACTTATTAAATGATGACACGTTGTAATGTTTATCCGtttctagttacatttaatgaaaaaaaaaacgttagaATGAAATACATAAGTCTAATAATGACAGCTTGAAGGTGTAATTACATTttgaacaacaacaaaatcatCAATGCTGCAAAAAATCTGTAACAAAACTCTGTTTTAGGCAATAtgaaatgtatttttattttattctgaaggaAACAAACAATGCTAGATTTATGACGACATATTAGGATCATTGTAGGTGTAAAAAAAACAACTAGAACTTAGACAGGGGTAATGTTATGATAAAAATcccagaatttctgagattaatgtcgtatatttacaagaaaaatctctgatattctccaagattataaaatcacaaatttacaaagaaaataaataaataaataaataaataaatctcatcatctgtagccgctttatcctgttctacagggtcgcaggcaagctggagcctatcccagctgactacgggtgaaaggcggggttcaccctggacaagtcgccaggtcatcacagggctgacacatagacacagacaaccattcacactcacattcacacctacgctcaatttagagtcaccagttaacctaacctgcatgtctttggactgtgggggaaaccggagcacccggaggaaacccacgcggacacggggagaacatgcaaactccacacagaaaggccctcgccagccatagggctcgaacccagaccttcttgctgtgaggcgacagcgctaaccactacaccaccatgccaccaaataaataaataaataaataaataaattaaaacctcAGAAATGATTtaatgcttcctggctgcagtgcattctgagaaacaCAGTTAAAAAATCTCTTAAcgctttatttaaataatattgtctggctttttttttcgtggtctatcagatatattacattcagctagcatgatactgaacaagaacTTTTGAaaaatgagtagctgaatggaatatatctgatagaccacaaaaaaaaacccagccgatattattattattattattattattattattattcatacacattcctttcaggtgttcaatgcatctttctctttcaaaattctttcaaaatcttccatatttaacaaagcaaacctggcagccatgtttgtttgtttacaaattgtcccagttgcttgttagcgcggaagttttgtgtctccgatgtgtgatgtcatgttgtctcgacaaccatgcaatatcgtaaaccatattcaacgctcattctccattgggtagagtgacgtaatacatgtaggataagcgatatgctaacaatattgcatgtcatCAAACcacatgaatgaaacccactagaagggaatagaacacggttttattccattgaaaaagtgtcctgtatggataataatcttTGATATTGTACGATCGATAAGGAAAGACTGTGTTTCCTGTAATTCTCGACTCAGCTGTttcacagaaacagaattttgtaACAGGAAACTGCTTCTGcacaataattatacatttataaacagcAAAGACAAAAAAAGGACACAAATAAAGCTGTGCGGTTTATACACTCATCTCTTGTTATATTCAGGAAAAGCAACAATCAGTCACAGGCGTctgggctgcagtgcattctgggaaatgcagAGGAACGTCTTTTagcactttattcttttatattgtacAATCGAGGAGGAGCGACTGCGTTTCCTGGAACTCGCAGCTCAGACTGTGATGTGATGACGtttgataaatttgtgactttttaatttcAGAGAAATCTGAGCTTTTTTCTTGCAATTTCCTGATTTTAATCTCATAAGTCCTGAGTTTCTTCTCAATTTTTCCGCATCCCAAATCTCCGTATTGTTTTAAACCTACAGTTGTCCCAACACGCTGTTGTAAGTTTTATCCTGGAATAAATGAGGAAACATTTTTAAGCTGCAAATTAAACCAAATTAAGACTAAAACTAAGATTTTTAAACACTGACTCTGTCATgaatttaacctttttttttttaaatatgtaagTAAGACTAGCTGTAATCCTTCTCGATAATCTCAAAAACATTAAATATATTCTCAAAAAACCCTGAAAACTCTGGGTCATGTCAAAGGTGTGCGATTTAAAACACCGCACTTCAGGGATGATAAAAAATATTCCCACAACATGTAAGTTCATCACATCGTTGATGAAGAACAGACTGTAATGAAGAGATTGAGTGATGATCTCTCAGTTAAAGAAGAGCTGCATTGCAGTGAAAACAGGGGGAAGGTGGTGGTAGTGTTGTGGTGTTGGTGTTGTGGTGGTTCTCTGGAAATTCTCTGGTGAATTTTCACGCCCACTTCTGTCACTGTAACGATGACGAAACTCGAAACTCGGAAACTTCCCTCGGGGTTATTTCAGACCTGAAACTTTAAGGTTGATTCTTGATTTCTTGATTCGGAGCAGCAGCTGAAAAGAATAAATGTCTTCGTGCCCTGATGAATTTATTAAATCTGTCGTAGAGATCGAATCAAAGCCGATTATTCAACCTCATCTGCTGCTTTTACTGAAATGATTTCATGTATAAAAAGGAAAAGAACGCTCCTTTATACACCGAGGGCGAGTTCCTAAATTCAAGCTTTAAAActcttctggattctgattggtcaaaaaggttTATATTACGTTCTGTTATAATAGAttgtcgtttctatagtaacagctccatCACCGGGACTCTGCACATTCACAGAGTAAAGAAAGGAGACAtgttaaggaaggagtctccagtgtcagtgctcggTAACCTTCAGGACAGCAGAGTTTACACGATTCTCAGGAACGGGACGAGCTGCAGGGTTTACTTATCTgagagaagctggtgagggaataTCGTATATCGCAGCTTTAAATGTAACAATTAATGGATAATAAGTATGATATAtcgttctttaaaaaataaaataaaataaataattgtatTCGTTGCCAACTTGCTGTGGTGTCAGAGGAATAAAACCATCCTGATGTTAAAGAGCGCGGATTAATTCCCTGTAACAGGTGTTTATTCCTTCCTCAGCATCCACAGTAAAATATTCCATGTtggtaaaaggagaggagagaatTACAGAACTGCTGTGTTTGGATCTGTGCAGCTGGAGGAGACTGtaacccttacgaaaattaaccatggttttactatgaaaattaatcatggttttactatgaaaactaaccatggttttactatggtttatagttattcatggttttcatggttttttttggggtaaccatgaaaaccatggtgcattttacctcaatgttcacttaaatttttaggttctaagtaaatgtcaatgtatctgggctgttaatcgagatccttctctacagcattgactgttggacgaaagcatggtaatactacagttagtgcatccttttaaaaaccatactatccctttttaaactaatttcgtagttactatgacctattacacatacaactatgatgctaccacagctactgcagtactatggataaaccacagtaatgctatggttggttcatagtacttagaatcaccatgaaataccatagtagatccatggttactaccatggatgaaccatagtaatactatggttggttcatagtacttagaataaccatgagataccatggtagaatcatggttactacataaaaaccatagtaaaccatggtagattttcataAGGGAAATGCCATCACTGGTACAGGaagcatacagagagagagagaaagagagagagagagagagagtgagtccacACTCAGGCAGCATCTTAATTCCCGTGGAGAGAAAAGAAATGATGTTCATACAGCAGAGGAAAGAGTTACACATCTGGAACCAAAATAATAAACCGAACATCacactgaatctctctctctctctctctctctctctctctctctctctccctgtctctctctccttctccttctctctctgccctccccttgtctctctctctctctctctctctctcacacacacacacacttattactTGTGAGATAAAACACAGATGTAATTTGTCATATTTGTTTTCTGGGATGTGATAAAAACAACAGTGTCCCAGCGTGACGTTTTTTCCCACAAAATCTCAAAATCTTTATCTGTTTATAAACACTTTTTAATGTCTCCTGTAGTTAAATATTCAAATAGATTCATGATAatctttgcacacacacacacacacacacacacacacacacacacacacacacacaccctaattcACTTATAAATAACACTCTGCTGAGAGGCTGTGAGActtgctaaaaaaaaattaaagggaaAATATCTGAAATCTAGTCAGATTTATTTCAAATTTATCTCATATAATATtacaataaaccaaaataaaagatGATTAAATTAAACATTTCCCCCTTCAAACTCATATCAAGCTTTAAATCCCACCATCAtatcattccccccccccccccccccccccccccagtttaaaCAGCTATTTCTAGAGAGATGTGAACCCATCTGCTGATAGAGTCAGCTGAAAAGCCCTTTGGAATCTCACCTCGGGTTTCGAACCAtcatcagaaatatttaatatattCGTCCTTATTAACAATATTTTGACTtctagatcattttttgcagtgtgaataAATACAGAGCTGttaatatattatattttatatttttaatattttaatttcaAATTAAAAGATATATTGGGATATTATTAGTTTAAAAAGTTATAGTTTACAAGTGTTAGTGTTGAAAATTATGGCTTTCAGAGATCAGGTTTCTTTCTGACTCAGTGTTCCTGAAGATATAAGAaaaatgtttatttaataaacagtATAACAAACATTTGATAAATAAGCTCTGACTGATAAACCAGCCGATGTGTTTTCCCGCAGGATGTGGGACTAATGGTCATGTTTCAGTGACGTCATCAGGATTCATAGCTTTAATATTCAACTGCTTTATTTCGAGCCGAACTGATGACAGGATTTTTACCATCAGATCTCACCGACTTCCTTTCTGACAGGTTCAACAGTACAGACTTCTGGTCTAAGGTGTTTTCAGTGCTTTCTCTCagaggctctgtgtgtgtgtgtgtgtgtgtgtgtgtgtgtgtgtgtgtgtgtgtgtgtgtgtattcagtgATGCTGGAGTGGAGATGAAGAGCTGCTCAGCAGTTTACATGACAGACTACATTCTGACAACTTtgatttgtttttaaataaaaaaacttaTGAAACTAAAGGCCTATTACACCTGAAGTTTTTTTAGCAGCTTTTGCCATCACAGTAATAATAATACTTGAACTCAGACAGCGTTACTGACAGATTAGTCAAAATGACGATGCACAATGTGAACAATTTGTactgaaataaaaagaaaaaaaaaacagtgtactTCTGTGGGTCTCttgttttactttattttaaataaaataaaataaaaaggtaaGAAAACTACATACATTTCACAAAATTACATGAGTGAAAACAAATGAATCATGTGTAAGAATCacatgtggaaataaatgaatcgtGCACAAGAATTACATGTGGAAGTAATTGAATCACAAGTAGGAATCACATGTGGAAGTAACTGAATCATGTGTAAGAATTACATGTGGAAGTAAATGAATCATGTGCAGGAATCACATGGGGAAGTAAACGAATCATGTTTAAGAATAACgtggaaataaatgaatcgtGCACAAGAATTACATGTGGAAGTAATTGAATCATGAGTAGGAATCACATATGGAAGTAATTGAATCACGTGTAAGAATCACATTTGGAAGTAACTGAATCGTGCAGAAATCACATGTGGAAGTAACTGAATCATGTGTAAGAATCACATGTGGAAGTAAATGAATCATGTGCAGGAATCACATGTGGAAGTATCTGAATCATGTGTAAGAATCACACGTGGAAGTAAATGAATCATGTGCAGGAATCACATGTGGAAGTAACTGAATCATGTGTAAGAATCACATGTGGAAGTAAATGAATCATGTGCAGGAATCACATGTGGAAGTAAACAAATCATGTTTAAGAATAACATGGAAATAAATGAATTGCGCACAAGAATCACATATGGAAGTAATTGAATCACGAGTAGGAATCACATGTGGAAGTAAATGAATCATGTAGGAATCACATATGGaagtaaatgaatcatgtgtaagaatcacatgtggaagtaaatgaatcatgtgtaggAATCATATGGAAGTAAATGAATCATGCAAGAAGCAAATGTGGAAATAACTGATTCATGTGGAAGTAAATGAATCGTGTAAGAATcaaacatggcaataaattaaTCATACACAAGAATCACATGTGGAAGTAATTGAATCATGTGTAAGAATCACATGTGGAAATCAGTGAatcatgcaattcaattttagttTGCTCAAGAACTTCTGTGATGTGGTATCGCGTCACTGTTGCATGCTATCAGACTCAACATTGAAGGTGACAGGAGCAGCATGAAATAaaaagaacaaacaaataaaacaaacttCAACAAGCTGATGCATGTGTGGAAAAGAGGAAGTGAAATAAAATGAAAAGGAAGTGAGTCCATTTGTGGTTGATTTCGATCATGCAAGCGGAGGGGGTGAAGGAGGTTAAAAAAAGCTGAGAATGTTTCTCGGATGAACCGCCtccgaaaaaaaaacccttgctcCAGAGAAACAGAGGACCTTCGGCTATATATAGTGATGTAAATCTGTGTGCTTTAATGTAAGCAGCTTCAAATTCGGGTCATGACTCTGGGACACAGAacacagaaagaaagaggaaaactTAAAGGCCCAGTAATAATGGCAGGCGTTTCCTGTGTGACAGAGCAAACACGAACCGGAGAGAGTGGGGTTTTTGTGTTATAACATCTCAGAGTTACTGTGTTATTCATGAAGGAGGAAAAGGATGGAACCGAGTTACTCAACAGCGCCGATCGTCACTCAGAGAGCTGTGTATTAACCAGCGCTGATATTTCAGATTAAAGACGGTTCAATCTCAAAATCAACCTCTCACAACTTCTCAACTCGAATTGAGACGGTGaataaaaaacagaaaaactCTCATAAAATTTTCTACATTCATACGGTCCTGCTATTTTAGTTAAAGTTAGCGATGACCTGCTTGGATAATCACTCATGGCTAGCATTCCCaagtaaatgaatcatgtgtaagAATCATGTGGAAGAATCATGTGGAAGCAAATGACTCATGTAAAAATCACATGTGGCAGTAAATGAATCATGTGGAAACTGAATTGTGTAGGAATCACACGTGAAAGTAAATGAATCGTGTAGGAATCACATGTGGAAGTAAATGAATCGTGTAGGAATCACATGTGGAAGCAAATGAATAATAAGAAAGAATCACATGTGGAAGCAAATGAATCGTGTAGGAATCACATGTAGaagtaaatgaatcatgtgtaggAATCACATGTGGAAGTAAATGAATCGTGGAAACTGAATTGTATAGGAATCACATGTGGAAGCAAGTGACTCGTGTGTAGGAATCACAAGTGGAAGCAAATGAATCATGAGAAAGAATCACATGTGGAAGCAAATGAATCATGTGCAGGAATCACATGTGGAAGTAAATGAATCATGAGAAAGAATAATGTGAAAGCAAATGAATTGTGTGTAGGAATCACATGTGAAAGTAAATGAATCATGTGGAAACAACTGAATCGTGTAGGAATCATGTGGAAGTAAATGAATCATGAGAAAGAATCACATGTGGAAGCAAATGAATCATATGTAGGAATCACATGTGGAAGCAAATGAATCGTGTGTAAGAATCACATGTGGAAGTCTATGAATCACATGTAAGAATCAAAAGTGGTTTTAAATGAATCATGTGAGAATCAAATGTGGAAAGAAATGAATCGTGTGAATCCATTCATAaggtcgtgttttttttttagctaaagtTAGCTCTGACCTGCTTGGATAATCACTCATAGCGAGCATTCCAAAGTGCCGAGCTAAGTTTACAGAAAGCCCTTAATCGCTAGCGCACACCTGTTTCAATCTGTAACACCACACAAACACAACGGATCTCTTACTGCTAATATCAGCATGTGATAATATTACAGTATGGCTTTTTGATCCAGAACATCTACAGCTACAGCCCAAAAAGCCCAGACTACTTTAAAATATAGTGCAGAaaccatgctaattatgctactcTGTAAATAATGCGCTCAGGTACAGTGATACGTAGTTTGAGACGCAGCCCATGGTTTTAACTGGAGCACTTTGGATTATTATTCACTTTCGCATATGG
Above is a window of Neoarius graeffei isolate fNeoGra1 chromosome 28, fNeoGra1.pri, whole genome shotgun sequence DNA encoding:
- the fam78ab gene encoding protein FAM78A; amino-acid sequence: MQYSVHAFGSCARSGTLLWWISASSSSSSSSQLLLLLLLFNAMGCIQSLRYKPKSFRESVAVLEVTTSIDPNPTSIDESSSVVLRYRTPHFRATARVLVPPVAAKETWTVGWIQACNHMEFYNRYGAEGMSSWELPDLRDGKIQAISDSDGVNYPWYGNTTETCTVVGPTKKDTKFTVSMNDNFYPSVTWGVPVSESNVPMLSNIWRDQSFTTWLVAINQTSGETVVLQTVRWRMRLHIEVDPDKPLGKRAKLLEPVAQEQPQLLGKNEPIPPNAMVKPNANDAQVLMWRPRTGDPVVVIPPKY